From a single bacterium genomic region:
- a CDS encoding nitroreductase family deazaflavin-dependent oxidoreductase → MSTSFGDFNRALIQDLRAHGGKATAGPFVGRDVLILTTKGAKTGAERETPLAYSRDDGRYVVIASKGGAPTHPAWYHNLVAHPTVTLEVLGDRFDARAHAVDGEDYERLYAEHARTMPAFNEYRRKTSRKIPVVVLERIGPG, encoded by the coding sequence GTGAGCACGAGCTTTGGAGATTTCAACCGGGCGTTGATCCAGGACCTGCGCGCCCATGGCGGTAAGGCCACGGCTGGTCCTTTCGTGGGTCGCGACGTGCTGATCCTCACCACCAAGGGTGCCAAGACCGGCGCGGAGCGCGAGACTCCGCTCGCCTATTCACGAGATGACGGCCGCTACGTCGTGATCGCATCCAAAGGCGGCGCTCCGACCCATCCCGCCTGGTATCACAACCTCGTCGCCCACCCCACCGTGACCCTCGAGGTGCTCGGCGACAGGTTCGACGCGCGCGCGCACGCCGTTGATGGCGAGGATTACGAGCGCCTCTACGCCGAGCACGCCCGGACCATGCCGGCATTCAATGAATACCGCCGCAAGACCTCGCGCAAGATTCCTGTCGTCGTGCTGGAGAGGATCGGTCCCGGTTAG
- a CDS encoding TIGR00730 family Rossman fold protein, with translation MSDRRRAGRLVVPRQQAPADKMLLERSAIEELSHHADPWRVLRILSEFVEGFDALNEVGPAVTVFGSARSRPTDPYYADGVALGAALARRGFAVITGGGPGIMEAVNKGCHEAGGLSVGCNIELPHEQALNRYVDLGVEFRYFFVRKNMFVKYARGFVIFPGGLGTLDELFESLTLAQTGKIEHFPIVLFGTPYWSGLLDWMRRVVLPSGAISPDDLNLLSLTDDPEEAAEMATRPLPISVEAPRADTGEPKAGAK, from the coding sequence ATGTCCGACCGCCGGCGCGCGGGTCGTCTTGTCGTCCCCAGGCAGCAGGCGCCGGCCGACAAGATGCTGCTCGAGCGCAGCGCGATCGAAGAGCTCAGCCACCACGCCGATCCCTGGCGCGTGCTCCGAATCCTCTCCGAATTCGTCGAGGGCTTCGACGCGCTGAACGAGGTCGGGCCGGCGGTGACGGTGTTCGGCTCCGCGCGATCGCGCCCCACCGATCCGTACTACGCCGACGGCGTGGCCCTGGGCGCGGCTCTCGCGCGCCGAGGCTTCGCCGTCATCACGGGCGGCGGGCCGGGAATCATGGAGGCGGTCAACAAGGGCTGTCACGAAGCGGGAGGCCTCTCGGTCGGGTGCAACATCGAGCTGCCGCACGAGCAGGCGCTGAACCGATACGTCGATCTCGGGGTCGAGTTCCGATACTTCTTCGTCCGCAAAAACATGTTCGTCAAGTACGCGCGGGGCTTCGTGATCTTTCCCGGTGGCCTCGGGACCCTCGACGAGCTTTTCGAATCGCTGACCCTCGCGCAGACGGGAAAGATCGAGCACTTCCCAATCGTCCTGTTCGGCACGCCCTACTGGAGCGGGCTGCTCGATTGGATGCGGAGGGTGGTGCTGCCCAGCGGCGCCATCTCGCCCGATGACCTGAACCTGTTGAGCCTCACAGACGACCCCGAGGAAGCGGCGGAGATGGCGACGAGGCCCCTGCCCATCAGCGTCGAAGCACCGCGTGCCGACACCGGGGAACCGAAGGCGGGCGCGAAATAG
- a CDS encoding redoxin domain-containing protein has translation MVALLAVVLLVLAPRVQPTTGTLLVVVSGRAEGSLPSLPLMVHGSGRWVALGNVSGDVPAAPNQRELVQVSIAVGAYDGIRLGADEQALPMTVTAGRVEPLLLGIDSGHLLAGAVYAGNDDVNLGLGELGGKFVALPPFDLEDQSGRGFNAVTTAGKDLVIAAFHTTCHETCPLYTALFFQLAKHATPGVMLAEVTTDPTVDTPAVLADYGRRTGAGWTLATGTPQALSAFWKPFGVQLASGDSHVSTLALVDRHGYVRLVYRGVPDVGKAIPPSLITTLSAQGLHELASGGDGWGAPDILKALLTIAGPEQPSPGGSGKAPPFALTGTDDRKLGLSDLAGRPVVINFWATYCPPCRAEMPLLQSRVQGQSEVQLVLINEGDSPQAARDFLNAAGIHLPALLDTDLSVGRAYGVSALPMTVFVRADGSIAGRQLGQLDDRVLAAQMSNLTTQ, from the coding sequence GTGGTCGCACTGCTGGCCGTCGTGCTGCTCGTTCTGGCGCCGCGCGTCCAGCCCACCACCGGCACGCTGCTGGTCGTCGTTTCAGGGCGAGCCGAGGGATCGCTGCCCTCTTTGCCGTTGATGGTCCACGGCAGCGGGCGGTGGGTCGCCCTCGGCAACGTGTCGGGCGACGTGCCGGCCGCTCCGAACCAGCGTGAGCTGGTGCAGGTATCGATCGCGGTGGGCGCCTACGACGGCATTCGTCTGGGCGCCGATGAGCAGGCGCTGCCGATGACCGTGACGGCCGGTCGTGTGGAGCCCCTGCTGCTGGGCATCGATTCCGGGCATCTGCTCGCGGGTGCCGTCTACGCCGGCAACGACGACGTCAACCTCGGCCTCGGAGAGCTGGGAGGCAAGTTCGTGGCGCTGCCTCCTTTCGACCTGGAGGATCAGTCCGGACGCGGGTTCAACGCCGTGACCACAGCCGGCAAGGACCTCGTGATCGCGGCGTTTCACACCACCTGCCACGAGACCTGCCCGTTGTACACCGCGCTGTTCTTCCAGCTCGCCAAGCACGCCACGCCGGGGGTGATGCTCGCCGAGGTCACCACCGACCCCACGGTCGACACCCCTGCCGTGCTCGCCGACTATGGACGCCGGACCGGCGCCGGCTGGACGCTGGCGACCGGCACCCCGCAGGCGCTGAGCGCGTTCTGGAAACCCTTTGGTGTGCAGCTCGCGAGCGGGGACAGCCACGTGTCCACGCTCGCCCTGGTCGACCGGCATGGGTACGTGCGCCTGGTCTACCGCGGCGTCCCCGACGTCGGCAAAGCCATCCCCCCGTCTCTGATCACGACCCTCAGCGCCCAGGGCCTGCACGAGCTTGCGTCCGGTGGCGACGGATGGGGCGCGCCGGATATCCTCAAAGCGCTGCTGACGATCGCCGGCCCGGAGCAGCCTTCGCCGGGCGGGAGCGGCAAGGCTCCACCCTTCGCGCTGACGGGCACCGACGACCGGAAGTTGGGCCTCTCGGACCTGGCGGGGCGGCCGGTGGTGATCAATTTCTGGGCCACCTACTGCCCGCCTTGCAGAGCTGAGATGCCCCTTCTCCAGAGCCGGGTACAGGGTCAATCCGAGGTGCAGCTGGTGCTCATCAACGAGGGGGACAGCCCGCAGGCCGCGCGCGATTTCCTGAACGCGGCCGGCATCCACCTGCCGGCGCTGCTGGACACCGACCTGAGCGTCGGCCGGGCGTACGGAGTGTCCGCGCTGCCGATGACCGTGTTCGTGCGCGCCGACGGGTCGATCGCGGGCCGGCAGCTCGGCCAGCTGGATGACCGCGTCCTGGCCGCCCAGATGTCGAATCTGACCACTCAGTAG
- a CDS encoding protoheme IX farnesyltransferase, producing the protein MSSLTAATPRGIGRVARDYLSLLKLRIVVLLDATAVGVMVPAAQGHPRLLPVLAVLAGGTLAAGGAHAINCWFDRDIDRAMSRTRLRPLPEGRIPPWHALAIGIVLNILAFAVLWAGANLLAAVLALAGALIYVFVYTIWLKRSTPHNIVIGGAAGAMPPLVGWAAVTGRIDLTALALFAVIFFWTPPHFWALAQVIKTDYARAHIPMLPVVSGERSAKRQSIVYAALTAVVSVVPFFTGSAGAVYLAGAVVLGVGLVGITVLDLDGRRWTRRLFAYSIVYVALLFSLFAISPFLP; encoded by the coding sequence ATGAGTTCCTTGACGGCTGCGACCCCGCGCGGGATCGGGCGTGTTGCCCGCGACTATCTGAGCCTGCTCAAGCTCCGCATCGTCGTGCTGCTCGACGCGACGGCGGTCGGGGTCATGGTCCCGGCGGCCCAGGGCCACCCCCGCCTGCTGCCGGTGCTTGCGGTGCTGGCCGGAGGTACGCTCGCCGCCGGCGGAGCGCACGCGATCAACTGCTGGTTCGACCGCGATATCGATCGGGCGATGAGCCGGACGCGGCTGCGGCCGCTGCCGGAAGGACGCATCCCGCCCTGGCACGCGCTGGCGATCGGGATCGTCCTCAACATCCTCGCCTTCGCCGTACTGTGGGCCGGCGCCAACCTGCTCGCGGCCGTGCTGGCGCTCGCGGGCGCGCTGATCTATGTCTTCGTCTACACGATCTGGCTCAAGCGCTCGACGCCCCACAACATCGTCATCGGCGGGGCGGCCGGCGCCATGCCCCCCCTGGTCGGCTGGGCGGCGGTCACCGGCCGGATCGACCTCACCGCGCTGGCGCTCTTTGCCGTGATCTTCTTCTGGACGCCCCCGCATTTCTGGGCCCTGGCGCAGGTGATCAAGACCGACTACGCCCGCGCGCACATCCCCATGCTGCCCGTGGTCTCAGGCGAGCGCTCGGCCAAGCGGCAGAGCATCGTCTACGCCGCCCTGACCGCGGTCGTCAGCGTCGTCCCGTTCTTCACGGGCTCGGCCGGAGCGGTCTATCTCGCGGGGGCTGTGGTGTTGGGCGTGGGGCTGGTCGGCATCACGGTGCTCGACCTGGATGGGCGCCGGTGGACACGGCGGCTGTTCGCTTACTCGATCGTCTATGTCGCGCTGCTCTTCAGCCTGTTCGCCATCTCACCTTTTCTGCCGTAG
- a CDS encoding N-acyl homoserine lactonase family protein — translation MEIVRLHLARIDAFNRIPVHGFVIKHPRAGAILVDTGVGWPTELVQEWKVVNRHAADALAEHGLSPADVQIVINSHLHFDHCGQNAVFKHAPFYIQRPELERARREEKLTAEWFDFAGARFELVDGDAQIADGVRVVATPGHTVGHQSVVVDTPDGGAVMIGDAAYTADIYREMDGADLSKWDGQYADRTAWSDSLRKLHGLHPHTVHFCHDTRVIDR, via the coding sequence GTGGAGATCGTCCGCCTGCACCTGGCGCGCATCGACGCGTTCAACCGCATACCGGTGCACGGCTTTGTCATCAAGCATCCCCGGGCCGGCGCGATCCTGGTCGATACCGGTGTGGGCTGGCCGACGGAGCTCGTCCAGGAATGGAAGGTGGTCAACCGCCACGCCGCCGACGCGCTTGCGGAGCACGGCCTCAGCCCGGCGGACGTCCAGATCGTGATCAACAGCCATCTCCACTTCGACCACTGCGGCCAGAACGCCGTTTTCAAGCACGCGCCGTTTTACATCCAGCGCCCTGAGCTGGAGCGCGCTCGGCGTGAGGAGAAGCTGACCGCCGAATGGTTTGACTTCGCGGGCGCGCGCTTCGAGCTGGTCGACGGTGATGCGCAGATCGCCGATGGAGTCCGCGTCGTGGCCACCCCCGGCCACACGGTCGGCCATCAGAGCGTGGTCGTCGACACGCCCGATGGCGGAGCGGTGATGATCGGTGATGCCGCGTACACCGCCGACATCTACCGCGAGATGGACGGCGCCGACCTCTCGAAGTGGGACGGCCAGTATGCCGACCGAACGGCCTGGTCGGACTCGCTGCGCAAGCTGCACGGCCTGCACCCGCATACCGTGCATTTCTGTCACGACACCCGGGTCATCGACCGCTGA
- a CDS encoding sulfurtransferase, producing MPFGPLVGVDWLRAHLDDPEVRVIDFRWYLDGRNGADAYSRGHIPGAVFVDLEAVTGSEGGGRHPLPAGEQFEMEMRKAGISAGTKVVAYDDAGGSVAARLWFLLGWFGHQAQAVLDGGLQAWGDRLPLLEVRGPSLAPGGFRYREPDRSRILDFDAVRRLRDVPLFDARAGERYRGEKEPIDPKAGHIPGALSAPWLENLGPDGAFKSPAELRRRFLALGAVEARGAVVYCGSGVNACHDLLAMEVAGLSNVRLYAGSWSDWSHHDAPVATGNDPG from the coding sequence ATGCCCTTCGGACCTCTGGTCGGCGTCGACTGGTTGCGGGCGCACCTCGATGATCCGGAGGTGCGCGTGATCGACTTCCGGTGGTATCTCGACGGGCGCAACGGTGCTGACGCCTACTCGCGCGGTCACATCCCGGGCGCCGTCTTCGTCGACCTCGAGGCCGTGACGGGCAGCGAGGGGGGAGGCCGCCATCCTCTGCCCGCGGGCGAGCAATTCGAAATGGAGATGCGCAAGGCCGGCATCAGCGCCGGCACCAAGGTGGTGGCTTACGACGATGCCGGCGGCTCCGTGGCGGCGAGGTTGTGGTTCCTGCTCGGCTGGTTCGGTCACCAGGCGCAGGCGGTGCTCGACGGCGGCCTCCAGGCGTGGGGTGATCGCCTTCCTCTGCTTGAGGTAAGAGGTCCGTCCCTGGCGCCCGGCGGCTTCAGGTACCGCGAGCCGGATCGATCGCGCATCCTCGACTTCGACGCCGTCCGCCGGCTCCGGGACGTGCCGCTGTTCGACGCCCGCGCCGGCGAGCGCTATCGCGGTGAGAAGGAGCCGATCGATCCCAAAGCCGGCCACATCCCGGGCGCGCTCAGCGCTCCGTGGCTGGAGAACCTGGGACCCGACGGCGCGTTCAAGTCGCCCGCGGAGCTGCGGCGGCGGTTTTTGGCGCTGGGCGCCGTCGAGGCACGCGGGGCGGTCGTCTACTGCGGGTCGGGCGTGAATGCGTGCCATGACCTGCTGGCCATGGAGGTGGCCGGCCTGTCGAACGTCCGCCTGTACGCGGGGTCCTGGAGCGACTGGTCACACCATGACGCTCCTGTGGCCACCGGCAATGACCCGGGTTAG
- the fabI gene encoding enoyl-[acyl-carrier-protein] reductase FabI codes for MILKGKRILIAGMSDRRSIGYAIAVEAQREGAELLLTSFGRMMSITQMTAKKLNPVPEIIEMDVTKPSDIAAAVEAAAKRWDRLDGLVHSVAYAPPDALGGQFLNTPWASVATALQVSAFSFKELAAGFLPLMKEHGGSLITLDFDNSTHAWPKYDWMGVSKAALESVTRYLARDLGRYKIRVNAICAGPLATLAASGIPGFKDFEEVWEQRAPLGWNLQDKSSVGRAACALLSDYLDMTTGELLHVDGGYHAMGADLPPAD; via the coding sequence GTGATTCTGAAAGGCAAACGTATTTTGATCGCGGGCATGAGCGATCGGCGCAGCATCGGCTACGCGATCGCGGTCGAGGCGCAGCGGGAAGGCGCCGAGCTGCTCCTCACGAGCTTCGGCCGGATGATGAGCATCACGCAGATGACGGCCAAGAAGCTCAACCCGGTGCCCGAAATCATCGAGATGGACGTGACCAAACCGTCCGACATCGCCGCCGCGGTGGAAGCCGCCGCCAAGCGCTGGGACCGGTTGGACGGGCTCGTCCACTCCGTCGCCTACGCGCCGCCTGACGCGCTCGGCGGCCAATTCTTGAATACTCCCTGGGCCAGCGTCGCGACGGCGCTGCAGGTCAGCGCCTTCTCCTTCAAAGAGCTGGCGGCCGGGTTCCTGCCGTTGATGAAAGAGCACGGCGGTTCACTTATCACGCTTGATTTCGACAACTCGACGCACGCGTGGCCGAAATACGACTGGATGGGCGTTTCCAAAGCGGCGCTCGAGTCGGTGACCCGCTACCTCGCGCGAGATCTCGGCCGCTACAAGATTCGCGTCAACGCCATCTGCGCCGGACCCCTGGCCACGCTGGCGGCGAGCGGCATTCCCGGTTTCAAAGATTTCGAAGAGGTCTGGGAACAGCGCGCGCCGCTCGGCTGGAACCTCCAGGACAAGTCCTCCGTCGGGCGCGCCGCGTGCGCGCTGCTTTCCGACTACCTGGACATGACCACGGGTGAGCTGCTGCACGTCGACGGCGGCTACCACGCGATGGGGGCTGACCTGCCGCCAGCCGACTGA
- a CDS encoding reverse transcriptase-like protein has protein sequence MLYPLGTTAPHRVRLFRILLQEECSLRECLVIYVDAALDKNGRAGCGLAVFIGGRAVYTESFGFSHLGGSAQLEAHVCAGALDLAAARWPHHRVIVRTDCAPVVRSRMPSSDSFRIAVHEVRERCRRGWRVVRYVSRKANPAHELAREGLKSLARQPVLAAA, from the coding sequence ATCTTGTACCCGTTGGGGACAACTGCCCCACATCGTGTTAGGCTCTTCCGCATCCTACTTCAGGAGGAATGCAGTTTGCGGGAGTGCCTGGTGATCTATGTTGACGCCGCTCTCGACAAGAACGGCCGGGCCGGATGTGGCCTGGCCGTTTTCATTGGCGGGCGGGCCGTCTATACGGAATCGTTCGGCTTTTCGCATCTTGGCGGATCCGCTCAGCTGGAGGCGCACGTATGCGCGGGTGCGCTCGACCTGGCCGCCGCGCGCTGGCCTCATCACCGCGTGATCGTGCGCACGGATTGCGCTCCCGTAGTGCGAAGTCGTATGCCGTCAAGTGACAGTTTTCGCATCGCCGTGCATGAAGTTCGTGAGCGATGCAGGCGCGGCTGGCGCGTGGTTCGTTATGTCAGCCGTAAAGCAAATCCTGCACACGAACTTGCACGCGAAGGTTTGAAAAGTCTTGCCAGACAACCGGTCCTGGCTGCGGCATAA
- a CDS encoding MaoC family dehydratase — protein MPDLEAEMSTSTSVIERLRARIGVAAPLTQATVEAGHLRRFVEAIGDPNPRWREEAPPTFLVALAPVSLHLAEAEAYGRGWLNGGNRFEYFEPVRVGDRITAVGRVADVYEKSGSSGSLLFIIFETDYVNQHGRTVARLNGTMIRR, from the coding sequence GTGCCGGACCTTGAGGCGGAGATGAGCACGTCAACGTCAGTCATCGAGCGGCTGCGGGCGCGCATCGGCGTGGCGGCGCCGCTGACCCAGGCGACCGTCGAGGCGGGCCACCTGCGGAGATTCGTCGAGGCGATCGGCGACCCCAACCCGAGGTGGCGCGAAGAGGCGCCTCCGACCTTCCTGGTCGCGCTGGCGCCGGTCTCACTGCACCTGGCCGAAGCCGAGGCATACGGCAGGGGCTGGCTGAACGGCGGGAACCGCTTCGAATACTTCGAGCCGGTGAGGGTCGGGGACAGGATCACCGCTGTGGGCCGTGTCGCCGACGTTTACGAGAAGAGCGGCTCGAGCGGCAGCCTGCTTTTCATCATCTTCGAGACCGATTACGTCAATCAGCACGGGCGGACCGTCGCCCGGCTGAACGGCACGATGATCCGGCGATGA
- a CDS encoding dehydratase has product MRLNVGTELPELVKHPTTRQLVKYAGAQGDFYEIHYDQEYARSVALPGVILHGLLKAAFLGQLVTDWLGDRGQLMTFEVSYRGIDVPGRPYRCRGRVSAVDGADLTLEVWGEDPDGNRTTIGRATVEMRD; this is encoded by the coding sequence ATGAGGCTGAATGTCGGCACGGAGCTGCCGGAGCTCGTCAAGCACCCCACGACCCGCCAGCTGGTGAAGTACGCCGGAGCTCAGGGCGACTTTTACGAGATCCACTACGACCAGGAGTACGCGCGCAGCGTCGCGCTGCCGGGCGTCATCCTTCACGGCCTGCTCAAGGCTGCGTTCCTCGGCCAGCTCGTCACCGACTGGCTTGGCGATCGCGGCCAGCTGATGACGTTCGAGGTGAGTTATCGAGGCATCGACGTTCCCGGCCGGCCCTACCGCTGCCGCGGCCGGGTGAGCGCGGTCGACGGCGCCGACTTGACGCTCGAGGTTTGGGGCGAGGACCCCGACGGCAATCGCACCACTATCGGCCGTGCGACCGTCGAGATGCGGGATTAG
- a CDS encoding biotin transporter BioY, translated as MAVQPAVVRHPGVLADLIPGTWVRDAALVAGYAALVGLSAQIVIRLPFTPVPITGQTFGVLLGAMVLGWRRGLLGMVVYTLVGLAGLPWFAGATGGANAIFLPSFGYIVGFIGAAAVIGRLAGLGLDRTPWGALGAMIAGNVVVYAAGATWLAFAIHVGPATALALGVTPFLLGDALKALIAAGLLPGIWMIAGRR; from the coding sequence ATGGCAGTGCAGCCGGCCGTCGTTCGCCACCCTGGAGTCCTTGCCGACCTGATCCCGGGCACCTGGGTCCGCGACGCGGCCCTGGTCGCCGGCTACGCGGCCTTGGTCGGCCTGTCCGCCCAAATCGTGATCAGGCTGCCTTTCACGCCGGTCCCGATCACCGGACAGACCTTTGGCGTGCTCCTCGGCGCGATGGTGCTCGGCTGGAGGCGCGGACTGCTGGGGATGGTCGTGTACACGCTGGTCGGGCTCGCCGGGCTGCCGTGGTTCGCCGGGGCCACCGGGGGTGCGAACGCGATCTTCCTGCCTTCGTTCGGCTATATCGTCGGCTTCATAGGCGCTGCCGCCGTCATCGGCCGGCTGGCCGGGCTCGGGCTGGACCGGACGCCGTGGGGCGCGCTGGGGGCGATGATCGCCGGCAATGTGGTCGTCTACGCGGCCGGCGCCACCTGGCTGGCGTTCGCGATTCACGTCGGGCCGGCGACGGCGCTGGCGCTCGGCGTCACCCCGTTCCTCCTCGGCGACGCCCTCAAGGCTCTGATCGCCGCCGGGCTGCTTCCCGGCATCTGGATGATCGCCGGCCGGCGCTAG
- a CDS encoding SCO1664 family protein: MARGRSSSAGPAPGAHAQETERLLAELPDMEVIGLLRRASNYTFLARLNPHPPSGLTVVYKPARGESPLWDFQAGTLHRREIAAYELSKVLGWPNIPPTVLRRQAPHGMGAVQLFIEADRRHFLGEQTVHRDTWVRVALFDVITNNADRKSGHCLFDADDRVWVIDHGLTFHADHKLRTVIWDFSGGPLPPELCGDVERALREVEKAALAKRLDELISPAEVQALKRRLRGVLDPGWRFPEPASAWSVPWPPV; this comes from the coding sequence ATGGCGCGCGGCCGATCTTCTAGCGCCGGGCCCGCGCCGGGCGCGCATGCCCAAGAGACCGAACGTCTTCTCGCCGAGCTCCCCGACATGGAGGTGATCGGCCTCCTGCGCAGAGCGTCCAACTACACCTTCCTGGCCAGGCTGAACCCGCATCCGCCCTCCGGCCTGACGGTGGTCTACAAGCCGGCCAGGGGCGAGTCGCCGTTGTGGGATTTCCAGGCGGGAACGCTTCACCGGCGTGAGATCGCGGCCTATGAGCTCAGCAAGGTCCTGGGCTGGCCGAACATCCCGCCCACGGTCTTGAGGCGCCAGGCACCGCACGGCATGGGCGCGGTGCAACTGTTCATCGAGGCCGACCGCCGCCACTTCCTGGGGGAGCAGACCGTCCATCGCGACACTTGGGTGCGGGTCGCGCTCTTCGATGTCATCACCAACAACGCCGACCGCAAGTCGGGCCACTGCCTGTTCGATGCCGACGACCGGGTGTGGGTCATCGACCACGGCCTCACCTTCCACGCCGACCACAAGCTGCGCACCGTGATCTGGGATTTTTCGGGCGGGCCGCTGCCGCCCGAGCTCTGCGGCGACGTGGAGCGGGCGCTGCGGGAGGTGGAGAAAGCTGCGCTGGCGAAGAGGCTGGACGAGCTGATCAGCCCGGCGGAGGTGCAAGCGCTGAAGCGGCGGCTGCGCGGGGTGCTCGACCCCGGGTGGCGGTTCCCCGAGCCGGCATCGGCGTGGTCGGTCCCCTGGCCGCCAGTGTGA
- a CDS encoding DUF3090 family protein, which produces MPIFELDPVDRIAVATVGQPGQRRFYLLARGSGRTLTLTCEKSQIQALILRLHQMMEAQGIQMPEQSPEGAGLEPGEPEWQVGEMGLGYHEARRMFVLVASQAAAGDEGSSDDSARVRFWLSHEQAIGFSKQAQKVLTAGRPLCPRCGLPMDPSGHPCPVANGARPIF; this is translated from the coding sequence ATGCCGATCTTCGAGCTCGACCCTGTCGACCGCATCGCGGTGGCCACCGTCGGCCAGCCAGGCCAGAGGCGTTTTTACCTGCTGGCCCGCGGTTCGGGCCGCACTCTGACCTTGACCTGCGAGAAGTCTCAGATCCAGGCGCTGATCCTGCGGCTGCACCAGATGATGGAGGCCCAGGGCATCCAGATGCCGGAACAGTCGCCGGAGGGCGCCGGCCTCGAACCGGGCGAGCCCGAGTGGCAGGTCGGTGAGATGGGCCTGGGATATCACGAAGCGCGCCGGATGTTCGTCCTGGTCGCGAGCCAGGCCGCCGCTGGCGACGAGGGCTCCTCCGACGACTCTGCCAGAGTGCGCTTCTGGCTGAGCCACGAGCAGGCGATCGGCTTCTCCAAGCAGGCGCAGAAGGTGCTGACCGCCGGCCGCCCGCTCTGCCCTCGCTGCGGGCTGCCCATGGACCCATCAGGCCACCCCTGCCCGGTCGCCAATGGCGCGCGGCCGATCTTCTAG